One Gemmatimonadota bacterium DNA window includes the following coding sequences:
- a CDS encoding IS3 family transposase (programmed frameshift): MPPTRPPYPSELKRQIIELVRAGRSPAELAREFEPTAQTIQNWIRQADRDEGLREDGLTSSEREELRRLRHENKQLRIEREILFKSSGLVRSGDRRDPKKIFALIKAHQALWPIATQCRVLGVSLSGYYAWRARPSSKRAKVDVDLKKHIEAFHTRSDGTYGAPRIWKDLMDMGILVGKKRVARLMREMGICGISRRKSTQTTRKAQQSDKAPDLVKRDFTVATVNKLWVADITYVPTYSGFLYLSVVVDAFSRRVVGWAMASHLQSELVLSALNMALYQRRPEDVIHHSDQGAQYTSIAFGNRCREAGVRPSMGAAGDCYDNALCESFFATLECELINRRSFRTHKEARLAIFSYIEGWYNPHRRHSSIAYHAPIAYEKLHLSQA; the protein is encoded by the exons ATGCCACCAACACGTCCCCCTTATCCGTCCGAGTTGAAACGCCAGATCATCGAGCTTGTGCGCGCTGGTCGCAGTCCAGCAGAACTGGCCAGAGAGTTTGAGCCAACCGCTCAGACGATCCAAAACTGGATACGCCAAGCTGATCGAGATGAAGGACTTCGAGAAGACGGCTTGACCAGTTCTGAACGAGAAGAGTTGCGTCGTCTTCGACATGAGAATAAGCAGTTGCGCATTGAGCGCGAGATATTGT TCAAAAGCAGCGGCCTGGTTCGCAGCGGAGACCGACGCGATCCCAAGAAAATCTTCGCGTTAATAAAAGCGCACCAGGCACTTTGGCCTATCGCCACGCAATGCCGAGTACTGGGTGTCTCCCTCAGTGGGTATTATGCTTGGCGAGCACGTCCCTCCTCTAAACGAGCAAAGGTTGATGTGGACCTGAAGAAGCATATCGAAGCCTTTCATACCCGATCAGACGGTACTTATGGTGCCCCTCGCATTTGGAAAGACCTGATGGATATGGGCATCCTTGTAGGCAAGAAGCGCGTGGCGCGTCTGATGCGTGAGATGGGTATTTGTGGCATAAGCCGCAGAAAGAGCACGCAAACGACTCGTAAGGCACAACAGTCTGATAAGGCTCCTGATCTGGTAAAGAGAGACTTTACAGTTGCAACGGTCAATAAACTCTGGGTAGCTGACATCACCTATGTACCTACCTATTCTGGATTTTTGTATCTATCTGTTGTCGTGGATGCCTTCTCCCGCCGTGTCGTGGGTTGGGCAATGGCGAGCCACCTGCAAAGTGAGTTGGTCTTGTCAGCTTTAAATATGGCCCTTTACCAGCGCCGTCCCGAAGATGTGATCCATCACTCTGACCAGGGAGCGCAATATACCTCCATAGCATTTGGAAACCGTTGTCGTGAAGCAGGCGTACGTCCCTCAATGGGGGCTGCTGGCGACTGCTATGACAATGCGCTGTGCGAGAGCTTCTTCGCCACCCTTGAGTGTGAACTGATCAATCGCCGATCCTTCCGTACGCACAAGGAAGCGCGGTTAGCTATCTTCTCCTATATTGAAGGATGGTATAATCCGCATCGCAGGCATTCTTCTATCGCCTATCACGCGCCGATAGCTTATGAAAAATTGCATCTATCACAGGCTTGA